The genome window TTGTTGGATTTCAGTCATTTCCATATCAAGAATGCTTAGTGATGCACCTAGGTTTTGTTACATGTTACTTCCGAATGCTCACATTCTTGAGTCAATTGTGCTGGTGCCTGGTAATTAATATCACGGACTCTTAGAACAGAGATTACGGCTCATATTCACAAAATGTTTTTGCTTGCTCTTTAAATCAGATGACCGTGTTTTGTGATGATGAAAAGCAAATATTTGATGATAGAACAATAATTGAAGATGTACAATTTGGATGATAAAATTACTTTGAACTCACAATTTTTAGTAAGCATATAGTATGTAATATGTGACAATACTTAGTCTCCATTTAGGATACTTAGTCTCCAATTAAGATACACACGCATCTGTCCAGGCCCCTTCGAAGCTCTAGGCAAGACAGTCGAACTTATAAAAGTACAGTGGGAATTGCTTATATGGATCCCTCTTAAAACATGAGAAAATATTAAACAGAAGACCAGGTACTCTCTCAATTAATGACCCTACAATTTGTTCTAATTTCCCCTGTGGCAGAGCCAGTGAGTACACCAATCTGGCCCATCCTCACCATTGCAGCAGCAAACTTGCTTCTCCAGAGCGTGGGGTTCATTGCATTTTGAGCAACTTGTTTAGCTGTTGCTGCATTTGTCAAGAGGGTTTGGTCTGAGGTATGCAACCCTCGATTAGCAAGAACATCTGTGTAGTAATCTACATCAGTTGTTGCAGGGCTGGAAGGGTTTATTGGTACCACCAAATTAGCATTTGTACTTCCCTCTGGACATTGCTGCTTTAGCCGCCCTGCATATGACAAATCTAGGCTCGGGTCCTGCACTGTTGTCGTGTTGTAACTGTACAGTCTGTTACTGAACGAAGGGCAATGAGAGCGACCAATGGTGTGTGCACCTATGATTCATGAAACCTTAGTATATATCTAATGTTTTCCACCATCTCTTTGTAAAAATTGATCATGCCTAGCTATTCAATGCGAAAATGCTTACCAGATAATGTAACCATTTCTTGTTGTGTTAGTCCTTTGTTTGCAAAGGACTGAGTGAGTTGGTCGACGTCACTTGTTGGGGGCGGTAGGTTAGCAGATGCCTCTGAAGCTCTTGAAATTCTGCCATCCTTTCTCCCAGCTGGTACATCATAGCCAAGTCCTCCCGTCTATAAAAGTTTTAGATTATGTACATGTGTATAGGCTGATGAGACACGTTTAACGTTTGCATGTATGAGTACTTTAGTTCTTAGGAGGGAAAGAAGATGCTTACTATCTCAATGCTATCCCTAGCTGCAAATGCAAGTATATCTGCACATGAGACCACCCCTTTACATGTACTTTCAAGCATAGCCTTTGCTCTATCAATAACCTCAAATCCTCGAAGACTAGGATTGTTGGCTGGAGAATCCTTCTCTGCTGAGTTTGCAGGAGTAGAGTCTATGAGGACAGATGCATCACAGCCCTAGTGATAACATCAAATAATTATGCATCCGTTAAAGATTGTATAAATTACATTCAACAAAAAGTAAGTTTTCACTGCAGTTATAAGTTAGATCTCCTAGAGTCCTAGTCATGGGAATATTACAACTCTATATGATCTTGTTCAGAAGCAGATGCTGGAATTCCTGTCGAATGCAGCCTGGACATGCAAACGGACTTTTAACTTTAAGCATCGACTTAGAACGTAAAATTAGTCATGTGAAGTGCTACTTACCCTAACAAAACAGTCATGAAAATGTAATCTGACTAAACCAGCAGCAAGTCCCCTGTCCCTAATGAAAGCATTTCGAACCTCATTCTTAACAATGAACTCTGCCATCCAACATGACTGTGTATAGTACCCTACTTGAAGCTGAGCTTCCACTCTATTAAACCTACATGATATCAAAACCAAAGTGAACAAAAAAGTACATAGCTCTCTTGAACTCATTTTGGTCTTACAGAACTATGTCTCTGCCTAGTTAAGGAATCACTGTCAGTATATATAGTAACATAAAATGATTTAGTTACTCATATTATGGTCCACTAAGTACTATTAATGATTGTTTAGTTCAATTTGAGAATGCAGATATTAGGTTAGACACTGTATGTGCCTGGAGAAAGGAACTGAGGACAAAGATTTACGTGTAATACGATATTATATTATCTAATCATTCTTAGGAAACGTATTACAGTTGTGAAATCTGATACATGGGATTAGTTAAATTGACTTTGTTGCACATAATCCAGCTTTAGTGGTTAATTGGTTATGATATGTTTGTCTgtgacacacacatatatgtctGCATGTGGgattataattagttaatttttgCTGATTAGAGCGAGTTGCGGTCTGTAATCCTTGATTTGAGGCAGGGCAGTTATGCAGCTGTGCTATGTTGTTGCCTTCTGAATATCATTATCAAGATCTCGGCAATGGTGATTTCTTAACAATGATAGGTACTGAATCCGGAAAGTCAGAAACCAATGTGATTTCGGTTCTTGGCAACCTAGTTGTGAATATTGGGCCTTCCATTGGTCGGGGCAGATTGCTAGATATAAGCAGTCAGAACAACTCTAATAACACGAGACTTTTTGGGAGATGCTCAAAATCAAACCTGTGCATGCCAGGTCCAAAATGGACAATATCATATTTTTGTGGAATTAGGCTCGCCTGACAGGACCAAGAATTTTTACCTCCTCCACTTGAAATTTGGCTTTTTATATCTGGGTGTTATATGAACTGGTAGAGCTTCTACAGAGGCAGGAATTGGTGGTTATAATGTGATTTCCACAGTTAGCAGACTGTATACTTTGTTGCAGATGGCTTTATACTAATGCATTACGCGGCAGCGGATCTAGACATCCATTATGAGGGGAATTtcgtttataaaaaaaattatatgatcaataatttttatgtaatgACATATTAACGTTGCTGAAAATGTAATTTTAGTAAAGTAGGCTAAAATTTCATAAGggcttaaatataaaatattttaattaaattacaatGTAAATAGAACAAAATTGTAGAGTGGGGGTGTTTAAGCCCCTTCTAGATCCGCCACTAGTTATTACCGCATACAGTTTTTTTCCTTGTTGATTAACAAACTTACAGTTGATCTAACCCATCGAGCTCTCTTCTAGATCCGTCATTGATTATATATAGCGTATACAGCTTTTTCCCCTTTTTGATCAACAAACTTACAATTGATCGAATATGTGTAGTTTGTCAATTGATCAACAGACTTACCGTTGATCTAATCTGTGTAGTTTGTCGGTTGGTCTAATCTGTGTAGTTTGTGATACCCAATCGTGGTGTTCACTACCCACGTTGCTCGTGTTTCATGCAACAATAAAAGTTGCTTCTTGCGTTGCCTTGCATGTTTACTTTGCTTACTCCTTGGTGAGTGTTCAATCATACTGGCTTGTATCTCGTTCAATAATAAAAGTTATTTATGTTTATCCTGACTGTTTCTTGGTGAGCGTTTGCTCGTCCTAACTCCTGCTCGTGAAGCTGGTTTATGGCGTTAACTCTTTGATGTTCACTTGCTCGTCCTAACTCGTGCTCGTGAAGCTGGTTTGTGGCGTTCTTTGATGTTCACTTGTTCGTCCTAACTCATGCTCGTGAAGCTAGTTGGTGGCACTAACTCTTTGATGTTCACTTGCTCATCCTAACTCGTGCTCGTGAAGCTAGTTTGTGGCGCTAACTCTTTGATGTTGTTGCTCATGTATCATTCAACAATAGAGCTAGCCTGCGTCACTACGCTATCTGCTTATTCCTTTGTATCAATTTAATTAGCCGTTAGTTGGTTGTACCATCGAAGATTTGTGTGATTTTATTTCCGCCAATCCTGTGACTTGGTATCCTAAATATTGTACACTAAAAAAAAACCCTCATTC of Daucus carota subsp. sativus chromosome 3, DH1 v3.0, whole genome shotgun sequence contains these proteins:
- the LOC108214104 gene encoding peroxidase 5 produces the protein MSSRELCTFLFTLVLISCRFNRVEAQLQVGYYTQSCWMAEFIVKNEVRNAFIRDRGLAAGLVRLHFHDCFVRGCDASVLIDSTPANSAEKDSPANNPSLRGFEVIDRAKAMLESTCKGVVSCADILAFAARDSIEITGGLGYDVPAGRKDGRISRASEASANLPPPTSDVDQLTQSFANKGLTQQEMVTLSGAHTIGRSHCPSFSNRLYSYNTTTVQDPSLDLSYAGRLKQQCPEGSTNANLVVPINPSSPATTDVDYYTDVLANRGLHTSDQTLLTNAATAKQVAQNAMNPTLWRSKFAAAMVRMGQIGVLTGSATGEIRTNCRVIN